The following are encoded together in the Planococcus antarcticus DSM 14505 genome:
- a CDS encoding deoxynucleoside kinase has translation MNLREKYGIPQNAVITIAGTVGVGKSTMTKALADALQFRTSFENVDTNPYLDLFYDDFEKWSFHLQIYFLAERFKEQKRMFEYGGGFIQDRSIYEDTGIFAKMHWDKGTMNNVDYETYTNLFEAMVMTPYFPHPDLLVYLEGSIEDILSRIQERGRVMEQQTPVDYWLEMHQRYESWINSFNGCPVLRLNINDYDLMNNPECSEQIVERIGGFMQQASILRK, from the coding sequence ATGAATCTACGAGAAAAATATGGCATTCCACAGAATGCGGTAATTACAATAGCTGGCACAGTGGGGGTTGGGAAATCCACGATGACTAAAGCTTTAGCTGATGCGTTGCAATTCCGTACTTCTTTTGAAAATGTCGATACTAATCCGTATTTGGACTTGTTTTATGACGATTTTGAGAAATGGAGTTTCCACTTGCAGATTTATTTCCTGGCAGAGCGTTTTAAAGAACAAAAGCGGATGTTTGAATATGGTGGTGGATTTATTCAAGATCGTTCGATCTATGAAGATACGGGCATTTTCGCGAAAATGCATTGGGATAAAGGCACGATGAATAACGTAGATTACGAAACCTATACTAATCTATTTGAAGCGATGGTCATGACGCCTTATTTCCCACATCCTGATTTGCTGGTTTACCTGGAAGGCTCGATTGAGGACATTCTTTCACGTATTCAGGAACGCGGCCGCGTAATGGAGCAGCAGACACCAGTGGATTATTGGCTGGAAATGCATCAACGCTACGAAAGCTGGATCAATTCTTTTAATGGATGTCCGGTATTGCGTTTAAATATTAACGATTATGACCTGATGAACAACCCGGAGTGTTCCGAACAGATCGTGGAGCGCATCGGGGGCTTTATGCAACAAGCTTCCATACTACGTAAATAA
- a CDS encoding YbaB/EbfC family nucleoid-associated protein: MRGGGNMQGMMKQMQKMQKEMAVAQEELGTLKFEGASGGSMVKVTVSGHKEVLDIVLDPTVVDPEDVEMLQDLLVVATNDAFKKADDHANSTMGKFTKGLNMPGMF, from the coding sequence ATGCGCGGTGGAGGAAATATGCAAGGCATGATGAAGCAAATGCAAAAAATGCAAAAAGAGATGGCAGTTGCCCAGGAAGAGCTAGGAACATTGAAGTTCGAAGGAGCATCTGGCGGCAGTATGGTTAAAGTCACTGTATCCGGTCATAAAGAAGTGTTAGATATCGTACTTGATCCTACAGTAGTAGATCCAGAAGATGTTGAAATGTTGCAGGACCTTTTGGTTGTAGCGACAAATGATGCGTTTAAAAAAGCGGATGATCACGCGAATTCCACAATGGGGAAATTCACGAAGGGTTTGAACATGCCAGGAATGTTCTAG
- a CDS encoding YitT family protein, with protein sequence MKQHKKEKKLHFTLRFIFIFIGATMAAAAIELFLVPNSIIDGGIIGISLILDYLTVIPFGILLVVINLPFLYFGYKHIGRNFFISSIFAIIALALIEIPMHKIEPFVEDPLLATIFGGLLLGAGVGVVIRNGGALDGTEILGILLTKKLPFSVGEFVMFFNVFIFGWAAFVLGMEQAMYSILTYYIASKTIDVVIQGLDDTKAVLIVSEEYEEIGSAINDRLGRSFTKLHGQGGYLNSPKDVIYVVVTRLELTKLKQIVADIDSKAFLTIMATQEVHGATFKKPIH encoded by the coding sequence GTGAAACAACATAAAAAGGAAAAAAAGTTGCATTTTACTCTGCGATTTATCTTTATCTTTATAGGCGCCACGATGGCAGCTGCCGCTATCGAATTATTTTTGGTTCCTAATTCGATCATTGATGGTGGGATTATCGGGATTTCTCTGATCTTAGATTATTTAACCGTAATTCCTTTTGGGATATTGCTGGTCGTCATCAACTTACCATTTTTATACTTTGGTTATAAGCATATTGGTCGGAATTTTTTCATCTCATCTATTTTTGCTATTATTGCGTTAGCTTTGATTGAAATTCCAATGCACAAGATCGAACCTTTTGTGGAAGATCCGCTTCTTGCTACTATATTTGGTGGTCTGCTTCTCGGAGCAGGTGTCGGGGTTGTCATCCGCAACGGCGGTGCACTTGATGGAACGGAAATTCTAGGGATTTTATTGACGAAAAAACTGCCGTTTTCGGTTGGCGAATTTGTTATGTTCTTCAATGTCTTTATCTTTGGATGGGCTGCATTTGTTTTAGGAATGGAGCAGGCGATGTATTCGATTTTGACATATTATATTGCTTCTAAAACCATTGATGTGGTCATTCAAGGTTTGGACGATACAAAAGCAGTGTTGATTGTGTCGGAAGAGTATGAAGAAATTGGTTCGGCCATTAACGATCGCCTTGGTCGAAGTTTTACGAAACTGCATGGCCAAGGAGGCTACCTCAATTCTCCAAAAGATGTCATTTATGTAGTAGTCACTCGTCTTGAACTCACAAAGCTCAAACAAATTGTCGCAGACATTGATTCTAAAGCTTTTTTAACGATTATGGCAACTCAAGAAGTTCATGGTGCGACCTTTAAAAAACCAATTCATTAA
- the dnaX gene encoding DNA polymerase III subunit gamma/tau, translating into MAYQAFYRVYRPQSFSDMTGQIHVKQTLQNALLYNKTTHAYLFSGPRGTGKTSAAKIFAKALNCEQAPAAEPCNECASCRSINEGSNTDVIEFDAASNSRVEEMREIIEKVRFSPANSRFKIYIIDEVHMLSNSAFNALLKTLEEPPEHVVFILATTEPHKLPLTIISRCQRFDFKSHTQVDIVSRMVEVLTDAKIPYNEQVLKIIAQAAAGGMRDALSLLDQVVSFSGDEMTVEDALLVTGSISQDMFYGIAEALLAKDIGQALTLLEKLVRDGKDPVRLVEDFITFFRDLLLIQTAPDLHDMLELATHEPRFEELAKRFEPATLYTWIDVLSKTQQEMRFSNHTKIYMETALLKMAQADVPVQSTASAVSPELEAKVIQLENLVRELQQQVKNGAVSGAQATPTEQKKRQRAQSSFKIPTGRIQDVLKNATKVDIQAIKTNWSTVMSQLQRSHSALLNEAEPVAASADAFVLKFKYDIHCQMASENQTFAATFSQLLEQYAGKAYTPVFVPDASWLKIREEFIKKSGSKAGTEEKQSEAEEENPFSGEGAVAEEDPFISEAERLFGKDFVEVHDD; encoded by the coding sequence TTGGCGTATCAAGCTTTTTACCGTGTTTACAGACCACAGTCCTTTTCTGATATGACAGGCCAGATACATGTCAAACAAACCCTTCAAAACGCTCTCCTTTACAATAAGACGACACATGCTTATTTGTTTTCAGGGCCTAGAGGGACAGGGAAGACCAGTGCGGCTAAGATATTTGCCAAAGCGTTGAATTGTGAGCAGGCTCCGGCAGCCGAACCATGCAACGAATGTGCGTCCTGCAGAAGCATCAACGAAGGATCCAATACAGACGTCATTGAATTTGACGCAGCTTCCAATTCGCGTGTCGAAGAGATGCGGGAGATTATCGAAAAAGTCCGGTTTTCACCGGCGAACTCACGCTTTAAAATCTACATCATTGATGAAGTGCACATGCTGTCGAACAGTGCCTTCAATGCATTGTTGAAAACATTGGAAGAGCCGCCGGAGCACGTGGTCTTCATTTTGGCGACAACAGAGCCGCATAAACTGCCATTAACGATCATTTCCCGTTGCCAGCGCTTTGACTTTAAATCTCATACGCAAGTGGACATCGTGTCGCGTATGGTGGAAGTGTTAACGGATGCGAAAATTCCGTATAATGAACAAGTACTTAAAATCATCGCTCAGGCTGCCGCTGGCGGAATGCGTGATGCACTGAGTCTGTTGGATCAAGTGGTGTCTTTCAGTGGTGACGAGATGACGGTTGAAGACGCCCTGCTTGTCACAGGCTCCATCAGCCAAGATATGTTCTATGGCATTGCAGAAGCACTGCTTGCCAAAGATATTGGTCAGGCATTGACGTTGCTGGAAAAGTTGGTGCGCGACGGCAAAGACCCCGTGCGACTGGTTGAGGATTTCATTACTTTCTTTCGAGATCTGCTGTTGATCCAGACAGCGCCTGACCTTCACGATATGTTAGAGTTAGCGACGCATGAACCACGCTTTGAAGAGCTGGCCAAGCGTTTTGAGCCAGCAACGCTTTACACCTGGATTGATGTCCTTTCCAAAACACAGCAGGAAATGCGGTTTTCGAACCATACAAAAATTTATATGGAAACAGCATTGCTGAAAATGGCCCAGGCCGATGTGCCGGTCCAAAGTACAGCTTCTGCGGTATCGCCTGAGCTTGAAGCAAAAGTCATCCAGTTGGAAAATCTGGTGCGTGAACTGCAGCAGCAAGTTAAAAATGGCGCAGTCAGCGGTGCACAGGCAACGCCGACTGAGCAGAAAAAACGCCAGCGCGCACAAAGTAGCTTTAAAATACCGACAGGACGTATTCAGGACGTCTTGAAAAATGCCACTAAAGTGGATATTCAAGCCATCAAAACCAATTGGTCGACAGTAATGAGCCAATTGCAACGGTCCCATTCGGCTTTATTGAATGAAGCAGAGCCAGTAGCGGCATCAGCAGATGCATTTGTGTTAAAATTCAAGTATGATATTCATTGCCAGATGGCTTCTGAAAACCAGACCTTTGCTGCGACATTCAGCCAGTTGCTGGAGCAGTACGCAGGCAAAGCTTATACACCGGTTTTTGTTCCGGACGCCAGTTGGCTGAAAATCCGTGAAGAGTTTATCAAAAAGAGCGGATCGAAGGCAGGCACTGAAGAAAAACAGTCGGAGGCTGAAGAAGAAAATCCGTTTTCAGGTGAAGGAGCTGTAGCGGAAGAAGACCCGTTCATCTCGGAAGCCGAACGTCTTTTCGGAAAAGACTTTGTCGAAGTTCATGATGATTAA
- a CDS encoding alpha/beta fold hydrolase, with translation MENLSFQIIETNGINLHIAVAGPADGPLVILLHGFPEFWFGWKNQIQPLAEKGYRVVAPDQRGYNLSDKPKGIDNYTVDYLRDDVIGIIEHFQKKTAIIIGHDWGGAVAWHLAATRPEYVEKLIVLNIPHPKAMPKVLKKNPLQWMKSSYIAFFQLPNLPEKALGMGEFKAMQQGIEQSSNPNAFSKNEIEQYKAAWSQSDALTAMLNWYRAIRRGSFRQVPDTKVKVPVRIIWGVGDQFLSPMLAKESMSFCDEVNLAFVEEATHWIQHEQPEIVNRLIEQFISE, from the coding sequence ATGGAAAACCTGAGCTTTCAAATTATAGAAACAAACGGCATCAATCTTCATATAGCTGTAGCGGGACCAGCAGATGGACCGTTAGTTATTTTGCTACACGGCTTTCCGGAATTTTGGTTTGGTTGGAAAAATCAAATACAACCTTTAGCGGAAAAGGGATACCGGGTCGTGGCGCCTGACCAGCGCGGCTATAATTTGAGTGATAAGCCAAAAGGAATCGATAATTACACAGTGGATTATTTACGCGATGATGTTATCGGCATCATAGAGCATTTTCAAAAAAAAACGGCTATTATTATCGGACATGATTGGGGCGGTGCAGTAGCTTGGCATTTAGCGGCCACGCGGCCCGAGTATGTAGAAAAATTGATTGTCTTGAACATTCCGCATCCAAAAGCGATGCCAAAAGTACTCAAAAAAAATCCATTGCAATGGATGAAGAGCTCCTATATTGCCTTTTTCCAATTGCCCAATCTGCCTGAAAAAGCTCTTGGCATGGGAGAGTTTAAAGCCATGCAGCAAGGTATCGAACAGTCTAGCAACCCGAACGCTTTTTCGAAAAATGAAATCGAACAATATAAAGCGGCGTGGTCACAGTCTGACGCATTAACAGCAATGCTGAATTGGTACCGGGCAATCAGGAGAGGCAGCTTCAGGCAGGTGCCTGATACGAAAGTCAAAGTACCGGTTAGAATTATCTGGGGAGTGGGTGATCAGTTTCTGTCTCCCATGTTAGCAAAAGAAAGTATGTCTTTTTGTGACGAAGTCAATTTGGCATTTGTCGAAGAAGCGACTCATTGGATCCAACATGAGCAACCAGAAATCGTCAATCGCTTGATTGAGCAATTCATCAGCGAATAA
- the pdxR gene encoding MocR-like pyridoxine biosynthesis transcription factor PdxR, producing MDMLMFQLQKQSQTPLYKQLYREIKGAIIDGTIGVDTKLPSKRKLADYLQISQTTVELAYSQLVAEGFIESRPRKGFYAQPVEELAYLDIPHDEPVINETITYKIDFNSASIDTRSFPFLTWRKLTRDILDDSNHHLLLSGHPQGDDALRQEIARYLYQSRGVVCDADQIVIGSGTEQLLPLLIRLLDKKLVYGYENPGYALTHSIFSHHDRQSIPIELEQDGIHVSQLEASNVDVAYVTPSHQFPSGSVLSATKRAQLLNWAVAKPNRYIIEDDYDSEFRYTSRPIPALQSMDLSDRVIYISTFSKSLMPSLRLAYMVLPKRLLRAYQQTFLHYSSSVPRHDQQLVAKFMKDGHFARHLNRMRKLYQKKIKQLSWSLALFSPVVTVSGEQAGMHIVLTIQTSLSEEELVQRAKGAGIRVTGLHSYDVHKKSGAYPKIVLGFGGLSEEEIHSGVIELMACWEIQ from the coding sequence ATGGACATGCTTATGTTTCAACTTCAAAAACAGTCACAAACCCCATTATATAAACAGTTATATCGAGAAATAAAAGGAGCCATCATAGACGGCACAATCGGCGTAGATACCAAATTGCCAAGCAAGCGAAAATTAGCGGATTATCTGCAAATTAGCCAAACGACCGTCGAACTTGCCTATTCTCAGCTCGTCGCTGAAGGGTTTATTGAGTCCAGGCCACGTAAAGGATTTTATGCTCAGCCAGTCGAAGAACTTGCGTATCTGGATATTCCGCATGACGAGCCTGTCATCAACGAAACCATTACTTACAAAATAGATTTCAACTCTGCCAGTATCGATACACGCTCTTTTCCATTTTTAACTTGGCGCAAACTGACGCGTGATATTTTGGATGACTCTAACCATCATTTATTGCTATCTGGGCATCCTCAAGGAGACGACGCCTTACGCCAGGAAATTGCCCGTTATTTGTATCAGTCCCGTGGAGTTGTCTGTGATGCAGATCAAATCGTCATCGGTTCCGGGACAGAACAATTATTGCCCCTGCTAATCCGTCTACTCGACAAAAAACTTGTTTATGGCTACGAAAATCCTGGCTATGCATTGACTCATAGCATTTTCAGCCATCACGACCGCCAGTCTATCCCGATCGAACTTGAACAAGACGGCATCCATGTTAGTCAATTAGAAGCATCTAATGTAGATGTCGCGTACGTTACGCCTTCACATCAATTTCCATCAGGCTCTGTCTTGAGTGCTACCAAACGAGCACAATTGCTGAACTGGGCCGTAGCTAAACCAAACCGCTATATTATCGAAGACGATTATGACAGCGAATTTCGTTACACTAGCCGACCCATTCCCGCGTTACAAAGCATGGATTTAAGTGACCGAGTTATTTACATTAGTACTTTTTCTAAATCACTCATGCCTTCTCTACGTCTCGCTTATATGGTCTTACCTAAACGACTGCTGCGGGCGTATCAGCAAACTTTTCTTCATTACTCTTCTTCGGTACCAAGACATGATCAACAACTAGTCGCCAAATTCATGAAAGACGGTCATTTCGCGCGTCACTTGAATCGTATGCGTAAGCTGTATCAGAAGAAAATCAAACAACTGAGTTGGTCTCTGGCTTTATTCTCTCCCGTTGTTACGGTTTCTGGCGAACAGGCAGGCATGCACATCGTTCTGACCATTCAAACCTCGTTGAGCGAAGAGGAGCTGGTACAGCGCGCTAAAGGAGCCGGCATCCGTGTCACGGGGTTGCACTCTTATGATGTACACAAAAAATCCGGTGCATATCCAAAAATCGTTCTTGGATTCGGTGGTCTCTCCGAAGAAGAAATTCACTCGGGAGTTATTGAATTGATGGCATGCTGGGAAATCCAATAA
- the recR gene encoding recombination mediator RecR → MHYPEPISKLMESFMKLPGIGPKTAARLAFFVLGMKEDTVLDFAKALVDAKRNLSFCSVCGHITDVDPCHICQDQQRDRTTICVVQDPKDVIAMEKMRDYKGLYHVLQGAISPMDGIGPEDINVPSLLKRLQDEEVEELILATNPTIEGEATAMYISRLVRPSGIKTTRIAHGLPVGGDLEYADEVTLSRALEGRREL, encoded by the coding sequence ATGCATTATCCGGAACCCATTTCGAAATTAATGGAGAGTTTTATGAAACTGCCGGGAATCGGGCCAAAGACAGCGGCCCGTCTGGCGTTTTTTGTGCTTGGCATGAAAGAGGATACGGTGCTTGATTTTGCTAAAGCCTTGGTGGATGCGAAACGGAACTTGAGCTTCTGCTCGGTATGCGGCCATATTACTGATGTGGATCCGTGTCATATTTGCCAGGATCAGCAGCGTGATCGTACGACAATCTGTGTGGTCCAAGATCCAAAAGACGTAATCGCAATGGAGAAGATGCGCGATTATAAAGGTTTGTATCATGTTTTGCAGGGAGCTATTTCTCCAATGGATGGGATTGGTCCTGAAGACATTAACGTTCCGTCTCTATTGAAGCGTCTTCAAGATGAAGAAGTAGAGGAATTAATTTTGGCTACGAACCCGACAATCGAGGGAGAAGCGACCGCGATGTATATTTCCCGTCTCGTCAGACCTTCAGGAATCAAAACTACTCGGATTGCCCATGGGCTTCCTGTAGGTGGCGATTTGGAATATGCGGATGAAGTAACTTTATCGAGGGCATTGGAAGGTCGGCGCGAACTTTAA
- the tadA gene encoding tRNA adenosine(34) deaminase TadA, translating to MNGIEKDHFYMGLAIEEANKAGAKGEVPIGAVIVYKDQVIARAHNLRETTQDAVTHAELLAIQEACRNMGNWRLEDTKIYVTLEPCPMCAGAILQSRIPHVVYGARDAKAGSVDSLYRLLNDDRFNHQCQVTENVLAEECGQLLTQFFRNLREAKKQKRKTL from the coding sequence ATGAACGGAATAGAAAAAGATCATTTTTATATGGGATTAGCAATCGAAGAAGCAAACAAAGCAGGAGCTAAAGGGGAAGTACCGATTGGTGCTGTTATTGTCTACAAAGATCAGGTGATTGCGCGTGCTCATAATCTTCGGGAAACGACGCAAGATGCTGTTACCCACGCCGAGCTTTTAGCCATCCAGGAAGCTTGCCGAAATATGGGCAACTGGCGGTTGGAAGACACCAAGATTTACGTTACGTTAGAGCCTTGTCCGATGTGTGCAGGCGCCATTTTACAATCTCGGATTCCACATGTCGTATACGGAGCGCGAGACGCGAAAGCCGGCAGTGTGGATTCCTTATACCGCTTGCTGAACGATGACCGCTTTAATCATCAATGCCAAGTCACCGAAAACGTCCTTGCTGAAGAATGCGGACAGCTGCTAACACAATTTTTCCGAAATCTCCGAGAAGCAAAAAAACAAAAGCGGAAGACCCTATAA
- the pdxT gene encoding pyridoxal 5'-phosphate synthase glutaminase subunit PdxT: MKRVGVLALQGAVREHIQSITACGAEAVSVKWPKDLESLDALILPGGESTTMRRLIDRYGLMEPLREFAETGKPMFGTCAGLILLAKTVIGREESHLGVMDVAVERNSFGRQIDSFEAPLTINGIEGAFEAVFIRAPHIVSVGPHAEVLCMHDGKIVMAKSGHFLGCSFHPELTEDHRITAYFLSMIGDKSDLLLPKTSTYSKV, translated from the coding sequence ATGAAACGAGTTGGAGTCCTTGCTCTGCAAGGGGCAGTTCGTGAGCATATCCAGTCGATTACAGCATGTGGAGCCGAAGCTGTTTCTGTAAAATGGCCGAAGGATCTTGAGAGCTTGGATGCTTTGATCTTACCAGGTGGCGAGAGTACGACGATGCGCCGACTGATTGATCGCTACGGTTTGATGGAACCGCTGCGGGAGTTTGCTGAAACAGGAAAGCCGATGTTTGGCACGTGCGCGGGATTAATATTGCTAGCAAAAACCGTGATTGGTAGAGAAGAATCGCATTTAGGTGTTATGGATGTTGCAGTTGAACGGAATTCATTTGGCCGGCAAATAGATAGCTTTGAAGCGCCCCTTACTATTAACGGCATCGAAGGCGCTTTTGAAGCAGTTTTTATCCGGGCTCCGCACATTGTCAGTGTCGGACCACATGCTGAAGTGTTGTGCATGCATGACGGAAAAATTGTCATGGCAAAGAGTGGTCATTTTCTAGGTTGCTCGTTCCACCCAGAATTGACAGAAGACCACCGAATTACTGCATATTTTTTGAGTATGATCGGCGATAAGTCAGACCTTCTCTTGCCAAAGACATCAACTTATAGTAAAGTATGA
- the pdxS gene encoding pyridoxal 5'-phosphate synthase lyase subunit PdxS codes for MSQLGTDRVKRGMAEMQKGGVIMDVVNAEQARIAEYAGATAVMALERVPSDIRRDGGVARMADPRITEEVMKAVSIPVMAKARIGHIVEARILEAMGVDYIDESEVLTPADEEFHLLKNQYTVPFVCGCRNLGEAARRIGEGASMLRTKGEPGTGNIVEAVRHLRQVNAEVRKVIAMSEDELMTEARNLGASYEFLKEVKSLGRLPVVNFAAGGIATPADAALMMEIGADGVFVGSGIFKSDNPERFARAIVEATTHYQDYKLIAELSKDLGIAMKGIEISTIAAGERMQERGW; via the coding sequence ATGAGTCAACTTGGAACAGATCGCGTAAAAAGAGGAATGGCCGAAATGCAAAAAGGTGGAGTGATTATGGATGTGGTCAATGCGGAACAAGCACGTATTGCGGAATATGCAGGTGCAACGGCTGTAATGGCACTAGAACGTGTGCCATCGGATATTCGCAGAGACGGCGGAGTGGCACGTATGGCAGATCCACGCATTACGGAAGAAGTGATGAAGGCTGTATCGATTCCGGTCATGGCGAAAGCCCGTATTGGACATATTGTGGAAGCTCGTATTTTAGAAGCGATGGGTGTCGATTATATCGACGAAAGTGAAGTATTGACGCCTGCAGATGAAGAATTTCATTTGTTAAAAAACCAATACACGGTACCGTTTGTCTGTGGTTGCCGGAACTTGGGCGAAGCTGCCCGCAGAATTGGTGAAGGAGCTTCTATGCTGCGCACGAAAGGTGAACCGGGTACGGGCAATATTGTCGAAGCGGTCCGCCATTTGCGTCAAGTAAATGCAGAAGTGCGAAAAGTGATTGCGATGAGCGAAGACGAATTAATGACAGAAGCGCGCAACCTTGGAGCTTCTTATGAGTTCTTAAAAGAAGTAAAAAGCTTGGGCCGCTTGCCGGTTGTTAATTTTGCAGCGGGTGGTATTGCAACACCAGCAGACGCTGCATTGATGATGGAGATTGGAGCAGACGGCGTATTCGTAGGTTCGGGTATCTTCAAATCAGATAATCCAGAACGGTTTGCCCGTGCGATTGTCGAGGCTACTACACATTACCAAGACTACAAATTGATTGCTGAGCTATCGAAAGATCTTGGTATTGCCATGAAAGGCATTGAAATTTCAACGATAGCTGCCGGCGAACGTATGCAAGAGCGGGGCTGGTAA
- a CDS encoding deoxynucleoside kinase: MPVPFITVEGPIGVGKTSLTKALADQNQFQLLKEIVDENPFLNKFYEDIEEWSFQTEMFFLCNRYKQLADIQKKFISKREPVVADYHIFKNLIFAKRTLPEAEYVKYEAIYKILTVDMPKPNMVIYLHASLDTLMKRIKLRGREFEKMITPEYMEQLAADYHEFIERFEREHPEIPVLRFNGDEIDFVQNNSDLQLILDKVDGTLQKRSLTL; the protein is encoded by the coding sequence ATGCCGGTGCCATTCATCACGGTAGAAGGTCCGATCGGTGTAGGCAAAACGTCGCTGACGAAAGCGCTTGCCGATCAAAATCAATTTCAGTTATTAAAAGAAATTGTTGACGAAAACCCATTTTTAAATAAATTCTACGAAGATATAGAAGAATGGAGCTTCCAGACAGAGATGTTCTTCCTGTGCAATCGCTATAAACAATTGGCGGATATCCAGAAGAAGTTTATCTCGAAACGTGAACCGGTTGTCGCAGATTACCACATTTTCAAAAACCTCATTTTTGCGAAGCGTACATTGCCAGAAGCTGAATACGTTAAATACGAAGCCATTTATAAAATTTTGACGGTGGATATGCCGAAACCGAATATGGTTATCTACTTACATGCTAGCCTGGATACTTTGATGAAACGCATAAAGCTTCGGGGGCGTGAATTTGAAAAAATGATCACACCGGAATACATGGAGCAACTGGCAGCTGATTACCACGAGTTCATCGAACGCTTTGAAAGAGAGCATCCAGAAATTCCTGTACTGCGTTTTAATGGTGATGAAATCGATTTTGTCCAAAATAATAGTGATCTTCAACTGATCCTGGATAAGGTGGATGGAACTTTACAAAAGAGGAGTTTGACCTTATGA
- the serS gene encoding serine--tRNA ligase: MLDIRFVRANFEEVKAKLGKRGEDISVLNDFEGLDSKRRELIAQTEKLKAERNEASQHIATMKRAKENADEAIAKMREVGEAIKAIDEELKEVEERLNYIMMRVPNIPHDSVPFGDSEDDNEEIRTWGDKPEFDFEVKPHWDLGTDLNIIDFERAAKVTGSRFVFYRGLGARLERALINFMMDLHQEEHGYEEMLPPYMVNRESLTGTGQLPKFEEDAFLIEKEDYFLIPTSEVPVTNFYRDEILTADMLPQAFASFSANFRSEAGSAGRDTRGLIRQHQFNKVELVRFVKPEDSYNELEKLTGHAEKVLQLLRLPYRVLKMCTADLGFTAAKKYDIEVWIPSQETYREISSCSNFEDFQARRANIKFRRETTGKPEFVHTLNGSGLAIGRTVAALLENCQQADGSIHIPEVLQPYMGGKKTIG, from the coding sequence ATGTTGGATATTCGTTTTGTACGTGCCAATTTTGAAGAAGTAAAAGCAAAGCTTGGAAAGCGCGGAGAAGATATTTCAGTGCTTAATGATTTTGAAGGGTTGGATTCAAAACGCCGTGAATTAATCGCGCAAACTGAAAAATTAAAAGCAGAGCGCAATGAAGCGTCTCAACATATCGCAACGATGAAACGTGCGAAAGAAAATGCAGACGAAGCCATTGCCAAAATGCGTGAAGTTGGCGAAGCGATCAAAGCGATTGATGAAGAGTTGAAAGAAGTAGAAGAAAGATTGAACTACATCATGATGCGTGTACCGAATATTCCACATGACAGCGTGCCGTTTGGCGACTCTGAAGACGACAATGAAGAAATCCGTACGTGGGGCGATAAACCAGAATTTGATTTCGAAGTTAAACCGCATTGGGATTTAGGGACTGATTTGAACATCATTGATTTTGAACGTGCAGCGAAAGTGACAGGAAGCCGTTTTGTCTTTTACCGAGGACTCGGGGCACGTCTAGAGCGCGCACTGATCAACTTTATGATGGATCTTCACCAAGAAGAGCACGGTTATGAAGAAATGTTGCCACCTTATATGGTCAACCGTGAAAGCTTGACGGGCACAGGTCAATTACCGAAATTTGAAGAAGATGCATTTCTGATTGAGAAGGAAGATTACTTCTTGATTCCGACTTCTGAAGTGCCAGTGACAAACTTCTATCGCGACGAGATCCTGACAGCGGATATGTTGCCACAGGCCTTTGCTTCTTTCAGCGCGAATTTCCGCTCTGAAGCGGGTTCTGCGGGGCGCGACACGCGAGGACTAATCAGACAGCATCAATTCAATAAAGTCGAGCTGGTGCGCTTTGTGAAGCCTGAGGATTCTTATAACGAACTGGAGAAACTGACGGGCCATGCTGAGAAAGTGCTTCAGCTTTTAAGGCTTCCATATCGTGTTTTGAAGATGTGTACCGCAGACCTTGGCTTCACAGCCGCCAAGAAATACGATATCGAAGTCTGGATTCCAAGCCAAGAGACATACCGGGAAATTTCTTCTTGCAGTAATTTTGAGGATTTCCAAGCAAGACGCGCAAATATCAAATTCCGCCGTGAAACAACCGGTAAGCCTGAATTCGTCCATACACTGAATGGCAGCGGACTGGCAATTGGTCGCACTGTGGCAGCGTTACTAGAAAATTGTCAGCAAGCAGACGGTTCAATCCATATTCCAGAAGTGCTACAGCCTTATATGGGTGGTAAAAAGACCATTGGATAA